The Carnobacterium mobile DSM 4848 genome includes a window with the following:
- the rpoD gene encoding RNA polymerase sigma factor RpoD, with product MAEEKKVVTLSYKDAIKALIKEYKEKGTIHYDELTNKIATPYTLDADKMDALIQEVEDAGIGVVGDDGGPTVRQMLAKEREEEAEKPEDLTAPPGVKINDPVRMYLKEIGRVNLLTAAEEVMLAKKIEAGDQEAKQRLAEANLRLVVSIAKRYVGRGMQFLDLIQEGNMGLMKAVEKFDYTKGFKFSTYATWWIRQAITRAIADQARTIRIPVHMVETINKLIRIQRQLLQDLGREPTPEEIGAEMDLPTEKVREILKIAQEPVSLETPIGEEDDSHLGDFIEDHDATSPADNAAYELLKEQLEDVLDTLTDREENVLRLRFGLDDGRTRTLEEVGKVFGVTRERIRQIEAKALRKLRHPSRSKQLKDFLE from the coding sequence ATGGCTGAAGAAAAAAAAGTAGTAACATTATCTTATAAAGATGCAATAAAGGCATTGATTAAAGAGTACAAAGAAAAGGGTACGATTCATTATGATGAATTAACCAATAAAATAGCTACACCCTACACATTAGATGCAGACAAAATGGATGCTTTAATCCAAGAAGTAGAAGATGCAGGAATTGGAGTCGTAGGAGATGACGGCGGTCCAACTGTTCGCCAAATGTTAGCTAAAGAGCGTGAAGAAGAAGCTGAAAAGCCAGAAGACTTGACTGCTCCTCCCGGAGTTAAAATCAATGACCCGGTTCGCATGTACCTAAAAGAAATCGGCCGTGTAAACTTATTAACTGCTGCTGAAGAAGTCATGTTAGCTAAAAAAATAGAAGCAGGCGATCAGGAAGCAAAACAACGTTTAGCAGAAGCCAACTTACGGTTAGTAGTCAGCATCGCAAAACGTTATGTCGGACGCGGAATGCAATTTTTAGATTTGATCCAAGAAGGAAACATGGGGTTAATGAAAGCAGTTGAAAAATTCGACTACACTAAAGGGTTTAAATTCTCAACTTATGCTACTTGGTGGATTCGTCAAGCGATTACGCGGGCAATTGCAGACCAAGCACGTACTATTCGTATCCCAGTGCATATGGTTGAAACCATCAATAAACTAATTCGGATCCAACGTCAATTGTTGCAAGATTTAGGCAGAGAACCAACTCCTGAAGAAATTGGAGCAGAAATGGATTTGCCAACAGAAAAAGTACGCGAAATTCTAAAAATCGCTCAAGAACCTGTCTCTTTAGAAACACCTATTGGAGAAGAAGATGATTCTCATTTAGGAGACTTTATTGAAGACCACGATGCAACCAGTCCTGCAGATAATGCAGCTTATGAATTATTAAAAGAACAATTAGAAGATGTCTTGGATACCCTAACGGACAGAGAAGAAAATGTTTTGCGGTTACGTTTTGGTCTAGATGATGGACGTACGAGAACATTAGAAGAAGTTGGAAAAGTATTCGGTGTAACACGTGAACGGATTCGACAAATTGAAGCAAAAGCTTTACGGAAATTGCGTCATCCAAGTCGTTCAAAACAATTAAAAGACTTTTTAGAGTAA
- a CDS encoding tRNA (adenine(22)-N(1))-methyltransferase: protein MNTKQLSLRLERAASYVLPGSRLADIGSDHAYLPCALAAEGRIESAVAGEVIKGPFEIAVKQVRRLGLQDKISVRLGDGLEVIDPVSDQLSAITICGMGGTLIAAILDEGYQAGKLTGKERLVLQPNKDEYQLRTWLVKHQYQIVAEELIEENKKLYEIIVAEKSIDQQVTASETDLVFGFHLKQERSPLFVKKWQNELKKDKQIAADLTKSATDQTEKIKDFKSKIEKIEELLK from the coding sequence ATGAATACAAAGCAGTTGTCTTTGCGATTAGAAAGAGCAGCCAGTTATGTTTTACCTGGTTCGCGCTTGGCAGATATTGGATCAGATCATGCCTACTTACCTTGTGCTTTAGCAGCTGAAGGCAGAATTGAATCTGCGGTTGCAGGAGAAGTGATTAAAGGACCTTTTGAAATTGCTGTTAAACAAGTAAGGCGATTAGGCCTTCAAGATAAAATCAGCGTTCGTTTGGGAGACGGATTGGAAGTGATTGATCCTGTTTCAGATCAATTATCTGCGATCACCATTTGCGGAATGGGAGGAACTTTGATTGCTGCTATTTTAGACGAGGGCTATCAAGCGGGAAAACTAACCGGAAAAGAGCGGCTGGTTTTACAACCCAATAAAGATGAATACCAACTAAGAACTTGGCTGGTCAAACACCAGTACCAAATTGTGGCAGAAGAACTAATAGAGGAAAACAAAAAATTATATGAAATTATTGTTGCAGAAAAATCAATTGACCAGCAAGTAACAGCTAGTGAAACTGACTTGGTTTTTGGTTTTCATCTTAAACAAGAACGGTCTCCTCTTTTTGTAAAGAAATGGCAAAATGAATTAAAAAAAGACAAACAAATTGCAGCAGATTTAACAAAATCAGCTACCGATCAAACAGAAAAAATAAAGGATTTTAAATCTAAAATCGAAAAAATTGAGGAGTTGCTAAAATGA
- a CDS encoding Nif3-like dinuclear metal center hexameric protein, with product MIRILGNDLIRKFEAFAPKTLAEPGDPVGLAVGTLNKPIKKVLVTLDVRPEVVQEAIEQQADLIFAHHPPIFRPAKNLVTDDPQNKMYADLLKNDIAVYAAHTNLDVATNGMNAWLAKAIGLNNTEIMAVTKKESYKKLVVFVPLSDQEAMIAALTKAGAGKIGPNYQDCSYTVEGTGRFTPVNQADPAIGQLNQSENVAEARIEVIFPKRLTAEIEHALFTAHPYEEPVYDIYTIENYIDEYGLGRVGDLTEPLSVLDFAEKVKTIFGVSGLRYLSKDNNQLIQRVAICGGDAGKYYPAALEKGAEVYITGDVYYHVAHDMLAENLTVIDPGHHIESICKKELAGLFTKWSQEMNWDVTIIQSAINTDPYQFI from the coding sequence ATGATTCGTATTCTTGGAAATGACTTAATTCGTAAATTTGAAGCTTTTGCACCAAAGACTTTAGCAGAACCAGGCGATCCTGTCGGTTTAGCAGTCGGTACTTTAAATAAACCGATTAAAAAAGTATTAGTTACGTTAGACGTTCGGCCTGAAGTAGTGCAAGAAGCCATTGAGCAACAAGCAGATTTGATATTTGCTCATCACCCGCCTATTTTTAGACCAGCCAAGAACCTCGTAACAGACGATCCGCAAAATAAAATGTATGCTGATTTATTAAAAAATGACATTGCGGTTTATGCGGCTCATACTAATTTAGACGTAGCAACAAACGGAATGAACGCCTGGTTAGCAAAGGCTATCGGGTTAAATAATACTGAAATCATGGCGGTTACTAAAAAAGAAAGCTATAAGAAACTAGTTGTTTTTGTTCCTTTATCGGACCAAGAAGCTATGATTGCCGCTTTAACAAAAGCTGGAGCTGGAAAAATAGGACCCAATTACCAAGATTGTTCTTACACAGTTGAAGGAACAGGACGTTTTACTCCAGTAAACCAAGCTGATCCTGCTATCGGCCAATTAAATCAGTCAGAGAACGTAGCAGAAGCCCGGATAGAAGTAATTTTCCCTAAACGATTAACTGCTGAGATAGAGCATGCTTTATTTACGGCTCATCCTTATGAAGAACCGGTTTATGATATTTATACGATTGAAAATTATATTGATGAATATGGTCTAGGACGAGTCGGCGACTTAACTGAACCTCTTTCTGTTTTAGATTTTGCTGAAAAAGTCAAAACAATTTTTGGTGTTTCTGGCTTACGCTATCTTTCTAAAGACAACAATCAGCTGATTCAACGTGTGGCAATTTGCGGAGGCGATGCTGGAAAGTATTACCCGGCTGCACTAGAAAAAGGAGCAGAAGTCTATATTACCGGAGATGTTTACTACCATGTGGCCCATGACATGTTGGCTGAAAACTTAACGGTTATTGATCCAGGCCATCATATTGAGAGCATCTGCAAAAAAGAATTGGCTGGACTTTTTACCAAATGGAGTCAAGAAATGAATTGGGATGTAACGATCATTCAGTCAGCGATCAATACAGATCCTTATCAATTTATTTAA
- the pepT gene encoding peptidase T, whose product MYKNLVPRFVRYVQTETRSDESSTTIPSTQSQVAFAKTLMAELTELGLSDVAYNTDNGYVTATLPSNTTQEVPTIGFIAHMDTADFNAEHVNPQFHENYNGQAILLNKEQNVVLSPEDFPNLKNYLGQTLITTDGTTLLGADDKAGIAEIMTAMEILLADSTIKHGTVRVAFGPDEEIGIGADRFDVAGFNADFAYTMDGGPVGELEYESFNAAAAIVNIQGKNVHPGTAKNTMVNALKIALAFDAALPQDEVPEKTAGREGFYHLLGLSGEVEEARMEYIIRDHDRTKFEDRKAFMLGIAEKLNADYGTERVTVDLNDSYYNMGEIIEKDMTVIDLAEQAMKNLSIEPIIEPIRGGTDGSKISFMGLPTPNIFAGGENFHGRYEFVAVESMQKATDVIVEIIRLNAGEKD is encoded by the coding sequence ATGTATAAAAATTTAGTCCCACGATTTGTTCGTTATGTCCAAACAGAAACACGTTCTGATGAAAGCAGTACGACTATTCCGTCAACTCAATCACAAGTTGCTTTCGCTAAGACTTTAATGGCGGAATTGACGGAATTAGGATTAAGTGATGTTGCGTACAATACCGATAACGGCTATGTAACGGCTACTTTACCAAGCAACACAACTCAAGAAGTACCTACAATCGGGTTTATTGCACATATGGATACGGCTGATTTTAATGCTGAACATGTCAATCCTCAGTTCCATGAAAATTATAATGGACAAGCGATTTTATTAAACAAAGAGCAAAATGTTGTTTTATCCCCAGAAGATTTTCCGAATTTGAAAAACTATCTAGGTCAAACCCTCATTACAACTGACGGGACTACTTTGTTAGGTGCTGATGATAAAGCAGGAATAGCAGAAATCATGACGGCAATGGAAATTTTACTTGCTGATTCAACAATTAAGCATGGAACAGTACGGGTTGCATTTGGACCAGATGAAGAAATCGGAATAGGAGCAGACCGATTTGATGTTGCAGGTTTTAATGCGGACTTTGCCTATACGATGGATGGGGGGCCGGTCGGAGAATTAGAATACGAAAGTTTTAATGCAGCTGCTGCGATTGTGAACATCCAAGGAAAAAATGTTCATCCTGGCACAGCTAAAAATACAATGGTCAATGCATTAAAGATTGCGCTAGCTTTTGATGCTGCCTTGCCGCAAGATGAAGTTCCTGAAAAAACAGCCGGCAGAGAAGGATTTTACCATTTGCTTGGATTATCAGGTGAAGTTGAAGAAGCACGTATGGAATATATTATTCGTGATCATGACCGCACTAAATTTGAAGACCGTAAGGCTTTTATGTTAGGAATAGCTGAAAAATTAAATGCTGATTATGGTACTGAGCGTGTAACAGTTGATCTCAACGATTCTTACTACAATATGGGAGAAATCATCGAAAAAGATATGACGGTGATCGATCTTGCGGAACAAGCTATGAAAAACTTGTCTATTGAGCCTATCATTGAACCTATCCGAGGCGGTACAGATGGTTCGAAAATTTCATTTATGGGATTACCGACTCCTAATATTTTTGCTGGCGGTGAAAATTTCCACGGTCGTTATGAATTTGTTGCTGTTGAAAGTATGCAAAAAGCTACCGATGTCATCGTTGAAATCATTCGCTTAAATGCTGGAGAAAAAGATTAA
- a CDS encoding DUF1294 domain-containing protein: protein MLYLFSYVVILNGWLFVLMGIDKKKAQNHQWRIPEKTLLLFGIIGGGLGGLLGMQLFHHKTSKLRFKLSYSLGTALVVGLFIYFS, encoded by the coding sequence ATGCTCTATCTCTTTAGTTATGTCGTTATCTTAAACGGTTGGCTCTTTGTTTTAATGGGAATAGATAAAAAAAAAGCTCAAAACCATCAGTGGAGGATTCCAGAGAAAACATTACTGCTGTTCGGTATAATTGGCGGAGGTTTAGGCGGTTTACTGGGAATGCAGCTATTCCATCATAAAACGAGTAAACTGCGCTTTAAACTCAGCTACAGTTTAGGAACAGCACTAGTGGTTGGTTTATTCATTTATTTTTCCTAA